One window from the genome of Micromonospora aurantiaca ATCC 27029 encodes:
- a CDS encoding 3'(2'),5'-bisphosphate nucleotidase CysQ: MGLVTEDEAGRLDDQRFAQWLATEAGRALTALRDRQGFADPKALKDAGDRASHELMTAALARLRPADAVLSEEEADSRRAWADGERAPRHEADRVWIIDPLDGTREFSEEGRDDWAVHVALWQRSAAPDGALVAGAVGMPARTTVDGTPLVLGTTCPQPKASDGPIRIAVSRSRPPAFVGELVEMLGATAVPMGSAGVKVCAVVTGEVDAYVHAGGQYEWDSAAPVAVALGAGMHASRIDGSPLRYNRADPRLPDLLVCRPELADQLLDAIARTGVEMPASTVTGDQGEAFG; the protein is encoded by the coding sequence ATGGGGCTCGTGACCGAGGACGAGGCGGGACGGCTCGACGACCAGCGGTTCGCGCAGTGGCTGGCGACCGAGGCCGGCAGGGCGCTCACCGCGCTGCGGGACCGGCAGGGCTTCGCCGACCCGAAGGCGCTCAAGGACGCCGGCGACCGCGCGTCGCACGAGCTGATGACGGCGGCGCTGGCCCGGCTGCGGCCGGCCGACGCGGTGCTCTCCGAGGAGGAGGCCGACTCGCGCCGCGCGTGGGCGGACGGCGAGCGCGCGCCCCGGCACGAGGCGGACCGGGTCTGGATCATCGACCCGCTGGACGGCACGCGTGAGTTCTCCGAGGAGGGGCGGGACGACTGGGCGGTGCACGTGGCGCTCTGGCAGCGCTCCGCCGCCCCGGACGGCGCCCTGGTCGCCGGCGCGGTGGGCATGCCGGCCCGGACCACGGTGGACGGTACGCCGCTCGTGCTCGGCACCACCTGCCCGCAGCCGAAGGCGTCCGACGGGCCGATCCGGATCGCGGTGAGCCGCAGCCGCCCGCCGGCGTTCGTGGGCGAGCTGGTCGAGATGCTCGGCGCCACCGCCGTGCCGATGGGTTCGGCCGGTGTGAAGGTCTGCGCGGTGGTGACCGGCGAGGTCGACGCGTACGTCCACGCGGGCGGTCAGTACGAGTGGGACAGTGCCGCCCCGGTCGCCGTGGCGCTCGGTGCGGGCATGCACGCGTCCCGGATCGACGGTTCGCCGCTGCGCTACAACCGGGCCGACCCGCGGCTGCCCGATCTGCTGGTCTGCCGGCCCGAACTGGCCGACCAGTTGCTCGACGCGATCGCCCGGACCGGGGTCGAGATGCCCGCTTCGACCGTCACCGGTGACCAGGGTGAGGCGTTCGGCTGA
- a CDS encoding PLP-dependent aminotransferase family protein yields MTAEQLISFARGAPSLDIVDVEGLKAAAVRAFDADPAGVTAYGTSVGYPPLRKWIAEKHGVEADQVLITNGSLQADAFLFDHLVRRGDAVVVERPTYDRTLLNLKQMGGEVHGVTIQPDGLDTAELRKLLESGVRPRLAHVIPNYQNPAGVTLSLEKRRELLDLAAEYDFTIFEDDPYADIRFRGEPLPSMLSMDTRGVVVHASSFTKTVCPGVRVGYLVGPAELIAAIAKRATNLYISPGMVAQAIVHQFCVSGAIEESIRTVRSALGERSAVLAESLRRHIPEARFVEPDGGYFLWVELPEDVEVDRLAPAAAERGVAVVKGSDFMVDGGRHALRLAYSAVTADRIDEGVRRLAEAMAAVRG; encoded by the coding sequence ATGACCGCCGAGCAGCTGATCTCGTTCGCCCGTGGCGCGCCTTCGCTGGACATCGTCGATGTCGAAGGGCTCAAGGCCGCCGCCGTCCGCGCCTTCGACGCCGACCCCGCCGGGGTCACCGCGTACGGCACCTCCGTCGGCTACCCGCCCTTGCGGAAGTGGATCGCCGAGAAGCACGGTGTCGAGGCCGACCAGGTGCTGATCACCAACGGCTCGTTGCAGGCCGACGCGTTCCTCTTCGACCACCTGGTCCGCCGGGGCGACGCGGTGGTGGTCGAGCGTCCGACGTACGACCGCACGCTGCTCAACCTCAAGCAGATGGGCGGCGAGGTGCACGGCGTGACGATCCAGCCGGACGGCCTGGACACCGCCGAGCTGCGCAAGCTGCTGGAGTCCGGGGTGCGGCCGCGGCTGGCGCACGTGATCCCCAACTACCAGAACCCGGCCGGCGTGACCCTCTCCCTGGAGAAGCGCCGTGAGCTGCTGGACCTTGCCGCCGAGTACGACTTCACGATCTTCGAGGACGACCCGTACGCGGACATCCGGTTCCGGGGCGAGCCGCTGCCCTCGATGCTGTCGATGGACACCCGGGGCGTGGTGGTGCACGCCTCCAGCTTCACCAAGACGGTCTGCCCGGGCGTACGGGTCGGCTACCTGGTCGGCCCGGCCGAGCTGATCGCGGCGATCGCCAAGCGGGCCACCAACCTCTACATCTCGCCCGGCATGGTGGCCCAGGCGATCGTGCACCAGTTCTGCGTCTCCGGCGCGATCGAGGAGTCGATCCGGACGGTCCGTTCGGCGCTCGGTGAGCGGTCGGCGGTGCTGGCCGAGTCGCTGCGCCGGCACATCCCGGAGGCCCGGTTCGTGGAGCCGGACGGCGGCTACTTCCTCTGGGTGGAGCTGCCCGAGGACGTCGAGGTCGACCGCCTCGCCCCGGCTGCCGCCGAGCGCGGCGTGGCGGTGGTGAAGGGCAGCGACTTCATGGTCGACGGCGGCCGGCACGCGCTGCGCCTGGCGTACTCGGCGGTCACAGCGGACCGGATCGACGAGGGTGTGCGGCGTCTCGCCGAGGCGATGGCCGCCGT